The Miscanthus floridulus cultivar M001 chromosome 7, ASM1932011v1, whole genome shotgun sequence genome includes a region encoding these proteins:
- the LOC136467114 gene encoding serine decarboxylase 1 produces MVGSVGNGLADLGAGAVSMNGVGKALHPAEAAAAAETLPMELEPPEALVAASVEAEAEAKREEAANGRREIVMGRNVHTSCFAVKEPDADDEETGEREATMASVLALYRRSLVERTKHHLGYPYNLDFDYGALAQLQHFSINNLGDPFIESNYGVHSRQFEVGVLDWFARLWELEKDEYWGYITNCGTEGNLHGILVGREVLPDGILYASRESHYSVFKAARMYRMDCVKVDTLMSGEIDCADFQRKLLQNRDKPAIINVNIGTTVKGAVDDLDLVIKTLEENGFKDRFYIHCDGALFGLMIPFVKKAPQVTFKKPIGSVSVSGHKFVGCPMPCGVQITRLEHINALSSNVEYLASRDATIMGSRNGHAPIFLWYTLNRKGYRGFQKEVQKCLRNAHYLKDRLKEAGVGAMLNELSSTVVFERPKDEEFVRRWQLACEGNIAHVVVMPSVNIDKLDYFLNELVEKRATWYQDGISQPPCIARDVGVENCLCGLHK; encoded by the exons ATGGTTGGGAGCGTGGGCAACGGGCTGGCGGATCTGGGCGCAGGGGCCGTCTCCATGAACGGGGTGGGGAAGGCGCTGCATCctgccgaggcggcggcggcggcggagacgctCCCGATGGAGCTGGAGCCGCCGGAGGCCTTAGTTGCCGCGtcggtggaggcggaggcggaggcgaagCGGGAGGAGGCTGCCAACGGGAGGAGGGAGATCGTGATGGGGAGGAACGTGCACACCTCCTGCTTCGCCGTGAAGGAGCCCGACGCGGACGACGAGGAAACCGGCGAGCGGGAGGCGACCATGGCCAGCGTCCTCGCGCTCTACCGCCGCTCGCTCGTCGAACGCACCAAGCACCACCTCG GTTACCCATACAATCTGGACTTCGATTATGGTGCACTGGCCCAGCTGCAGCACTTCTCCATTAACAACCTTGGCGACCCCTTCATCGAGAGCAACTACGGTGTCCACTCCAGGCAGTTTGAGGTTGGAGTGTTAGATTGGTTCGCTCGCCTCTGGGAGTTAGAAAAGGATGAGTACTGGGGATATATTACTAACTGTGGTACAGAAGGAAATCTGCATGGGATTCTTGTTGG GAGGGAGGTGCTTCCTGATGGAATATTGTATGCTTCTCGTGAGTCCCATTATTCAGTATTCAAAGCAGCAAGAATGTACAGAATGGATTGTGTCAAAGTTGACACCCTTATGTCTGGAGAAATAGATTGTGCTGATTTCCAGAGAAAGTTATTGCAGAACCGAGACAAACCTGCCATCATTAATGTTAACATTG GAACAACTGTGAAGGGGGCAGTTGATGATCTAGACTTGGTTATCAAAACCCTCGAGGAAAATGGCTTTAAAGATCGGTTTTATATTCATTGTGATGGTGCCCTTTTTGGATTGATGATACCATTTGTTAAAAAG GCACCTCAAGTCACATTTAAAAAGCCTATTGGGAGTGTCAGCGTCTCTGGGCACAAGTTTGTTGGATGCCCCATGCCATGTGGTGTCCAGATAACAAGATTGGAGCACATAAATGCCCTTTCTAGCAATGTGGAGTATCTGGCTTCAAGGGATGCAACAATCATGGGAAGCAGGAATGGCCATGCTCCTATCTTCCTCTGGTACACCCTCAACAGGAAGGGCTACAGAGGCTTTCAGAAAGAAGTCCAAAAGTGCTTGAGAAACGCACACTACCTAAAAGATCGCCTCAAGGAGGCAGGAGTCGGAGCAATGCTTAACGAGCTCAGCAGCACAGTTGTATTTGAAAGGCCGAAGGATGAAGAATTTGTCCGAAGGTGGCAGCTCGCTTGTGAAGGCAATATAGCTCACGTTGTGGTGATGCCCAGTGTCAACATTGACAAGCTAGACTATTTCCTGAATGAATTAGTGGAGAAACGGGCGACTTGGTACCAGGATGGAATAAGTCAGCCCCCCTGCATTGCCAGAGACGTAGGCGTTGAGAACTGTCTCTGTGGCCTTCACAAGTAG